TGCTGGGCACTGGAAATGTAGCAGGGCTATCGAATGTGACTGGTCAGCAAGCAGTCTTTAATGAGACACACACAGTCGGCGATCGTATGCTCAATGACTTTCGATTCGGTTACACGCGTCGCGCGAACGCGATCCGCGGAACAATATTGGGTGGAAGCGCATCGCAGGTACTTAGCATTCCGGGAATTCCGGAGAACGCCGCCTTCAGCAATGCGCTTCCGTCGTTCTTGATCACCGGCATCCAGCAACTTGGGCCGTCTGCTGGAACCTTCTCGCAATACCAGACAGCGGTTACGCAACTGGTTGATACCTTCTCATTCAACCACAGCGCACACGCAGTAAAGTTTGGCGCAGACCTACGCTGGTACCAATTGAATGCGATTGCGCCGCCAAGCCCCAGTGGATCGTTTGCCTTTACGACTACGGGAACCAATCAGCAAGGGGTGAACGGAACCGGAAATGCAATCGCAAGTTTTCTTCTTGGCCAGGTTGATAGTTTCCAGATCGATCTCCAGGGCAGCCGGATTCGCCCGCGTGACTTTATTGAAGAGTACTTTCTGCAGGATGACTGGAAGGCGCTCCCAAATCTCACGGTAAACGTCGGTGCCAGGTGGACGCTGCACCACCCCTCCACCGAGCGGAACAATCAAGGTGCTGTATTCAATCTTGCGACACAGCAGTTGCAGTATCTCGGGCGCGACGGTGTGCCACGAAGCGCACGCGAACTGCATTGGAATAACGTGGCCCCACGCATCGGTCTCGCATATTTGCTCAATCCCAGAACGGTGATTCGCAGTGGCTACGGAATCGTCTTTATCGATCAATCCGGAATCACCACCCCATTCACCACGCCGCAATTTCCTTTTATTCAGAACGTGGCGCAAAAGACGCAAGACAGCGTCAACGCAGCCTTTGCACTCTCTGCTGGCCCTTCTGTAGCGCCGCTCGCATTGACGCCGGATGCGGGATTAGGACAGAGCGTCTACACGGTCAAGCAAAGCCAGGGCTCAGGGTATACGCAGCAATGGAACCTTGCCGTGCAGCGGGAGTTGACCTCTAACCTCAGCTTTGAGGTTGCTTACGTGGGATCGCATATCATCCGGGTTGGAATTCCTGACAGCAACATCAACCAGCTCACGGCACAGCAGCTATCGCTCGGTGCCGCACTGCAGGCTCCGGTGGCGAATCCTTACTACGGACAGATTCCAGCCTCCTCGTCGATCGGCGGAAAGACGATCTCCTATGCACAATCGATCAAGCCATATCCGCGATTCCTGAACGTCGCGTATTACCGCAACAACACTGGGCAGACCAACTACAACGCCATCGAGGCGAAGGTAGAACAGAGGCTGTCTCAGGGACTCTCGATGCTCTTCAGCTATACCCATTCGAAGCTGATCGACGATGCGTCTGCCGTATTCTCATCGACCGTATTGTCTTCGCCGAATTCGAACAGCCTGGTTGCCGCCGATGCCTATCGGCCATACCTTGAGCGGGACTCCTCCACCGGAGACACGCCCAACGTCCTCGTTGCCAGCTCAACCTATCAACTGCCAACAGTTGCCACGCGCCATGCTGGCAGCTTTGGCCCTGGAAAAGCTCTGTTGCGAGGATGGGCCGTGAACGCAATTTTCACGATGCAGTCCGGCATGCCGGTGGCGATAACGCAAGCAACCAACACGCTCGCGTTCGCCGGTTTTGTGCTGCAA
This DNA window, taken from Acidisarcina sp., encodes the following:
- a CDS encoding carboxypeptidase-like regulatory domain-containing protein, encoding MQSSLKTVLLLVAASLFTSAAAHGQISGSLKGRITDSANAVIAGARVTATEVDTGLSRTAVSAPNGEYVFPQLHPGLYRVTVTANNFRQMIREGITVLTGATDSADMSLTVGSALQSVTVSSDVPLLQSETSNIQTTIPGHTVTALPLNGRNFVQLATLAPGVSLPPGTVLPRINGGRPRTNEYLFDGISALQPEPGQVAFFPILDDIQEFTVEANNVPAEFGRFNGGVVNLSTRSGSNTIHASLYDFFRNEALNARNYFSRYPARKPEYRRNQYGATLGAPILRNRLFFFGGYEGEKFLEGVTRLSTVPTMAQRQGIFTGAHIYDPSTTFFNGSRYVRKEFPNDVIDKPFDPTAAALLRRFPLPTNPTATANNYTRTANDAVHQNQLDARIDGAFRQKDRAFLRYSYFHEVEQPVTPLPDGSGAIVGTLLGTGNVAGLSNVTGQQAVFNETHTVGDRMLNDFRFGYTRRANAIRGTILGGSASQVLSIPGIPENAAFSNALPSFLITGIQQLGPSAGTFSQYQTAVTQLVDTFSFNHSAHAVKFGADLRWYQLNAIAPPSPSGSFAFTTTGTNQQGVNGTGNAIASFLLGQVDSFQIDLQGSRIRPRDFIEEYFLQDDWKALPNLTVNVGARWTLHHPSTERNNQGAVFNLATQQLQYLGRDGVPRSARELHWNNVAPRIGLAYLLNPRTVIRSGYGIVFIDQSGITTPFTTPQFPFIQNVAQKTQDSVNAAFALSAGPSVAPLALTPDAGLGQSVYTVKQSQGSGYTQQWNLAVQRELTSNLSFEVAYVGSHIIRVGIPDSNINQLTAQQLSLGAALQAPVANPYYGQIPASSSIGGKTISYAQSIKPYPRFLNVAYYRNNTGQTNYNAIEAKVEQRLSQGLSMLFSYTHSKLIDDASAVFSSTVLSSPNSNSLVAADAYRPYLERDSSTGDTPNVLVASSTYQLPTVATRHAGSFGPGKALLRGWAVNAIFTMQSGMPVAITQATNTLAFAGFVLQRPDIIGKVNLPDARRTPARFFNTSAFQAAKPFALGDASRDPVRGPAFRDLDLAMVKHTALSEKTDLEFRAEVFNVTNTPAFGQPNGSFGSPAFGSIATTVSDPRVVQFAIRWSR